One region of Peribacillus simplex genomic DNA includes:
- a CDS encoding YojF family protein, which translates to MKPIDRTEVQNAIDTFAGQDVYLHLETTNGAYATHVDEAFFSAGAYIRNALIQYEHGKIVGDGPYRIGLKLNIGWVYAEGVNHFEMDEQGRLLLAGLDFSGKLAVSMQLSPTPFE; encoded by the coding sequence ATGAAACCTATAGACCGTACAGAGGTGCAAAATGCTATTGATACTTTCGCCGGACAAGATGTATATCTTCACCTTGAAACGACAAATGGTGCCTATGCCACTCATGTAGATGAAGCTTTCTTTTCGGCAGGTGCTTATATTCGTAATGCATTAATACAGTATGAACACGGGAAGATAGTTGGGGATGGACCCTACCGCATCGGCTTAAAGCTCAATATTGGCTGGGTATATGCAGAAGGCGTTAACCACTTCGAAATGGATGAACAAGGTAGGTTGCTGTTGGCAGGACTTGATTTTTCCGGGAAGCTTGCTGTCTCCATGCAGCTCAGCCCTACTCCCTTTGAATGA
- the pdxK gene encoding pyridoxine/pyridoxal/pyridoxamine kinase — MTMKRAMTVAGSDSSGGAGLQADLKTFQEFGVYGMSALTTIVTMDPKNGWSHNVFPTPVEVLEAQIETILSIGIDAMKTGMLGSVEIIELVARKIDELKLDKVVIDPVMVCKGEDEVLHPETAVALRELLVPRATVVTPNLFEAAQLAGTAPIKTIDDMKGAAEKIHALGAKYVLIKGGNKLGNDKAIDLLYDGKEFEILESEKIETTNTHGAGCSSSAAIAAQLAEGKSPREAIHISKDFITEAVRHSWKMNDYVGPVNHGAYHKYGIAENTQK; from the coding sequence ATGACTATGAAAAGAGCTATGACAGTTGCCGGATCGGATTCGAGCGGCGGAGCGGGTCTTCAAGCAGATTTAAAGACATTTCAAGAATTCGGCGTTTACGGTATGTCCGCTTTAACGACAATCGTGACGATGGATCCTAAGAATGGGTGGTCCCATAATGTATTCCCTACACCGGTTGAGGTTTTGGAAGCCCAAATCGAAACGATTTTATCAATCGGCATTGATGCCATGAAAACGGGAATGCTTGGATCAGTGGAAATCATTGAACTTGTTGCCCGTAAAATCGACGAGTTGAAACTGGACAAAGTCGTAATCGATCCAGTTATGGTATGTAAAGGTGAAGATGAAGTGTTGCACCCTGAAACAGCTGTAGCTTTGCGTGAACTTCTTGTTCCACGTGCAACAGTAGTTACGCCAAACCTGTTCGAGGCTGCCCAGTTAGCTGGGACAGCACCTATCAAGACGATCGATGATATGAAGGGTGCAGCTGAAAAGATTCATGCACTTGGTGCTAAATATGTCTTGATCAAAGGCGGAAATAAGCTGGGGAATGACAAAGCCATCGACCTTCTATATGATGGAAAAGAATTTGAGATCCTTGAATCCGAGAAAATCGAAACAACCAACACACATGGTGCCGGCTGTTCATCTTCAGCAGCTATTGCAGCTCAATTGGCTGAAGGGAAAAGTCCTCGTGAGGCTATCCACATTTCGAAGGACTTCATTACCGAAGCGGTTCGCCATTCTTGGAAGATGAATGACTATGTAGGACCTGTTAACCATGGTGCATACCATAAATATGGAATTGCTGAAAACACCCAAAAATAA